A part of Dehalogenimonas sp. W genomic DNA contains:
- the efp gene encoding elongation factor P: MEVSEISKNNKLMIDGTPFAVESVSFVKPGKGRAIYRLKLRNLLTGVLAETTYHSGDKFDEASISVRDMQYLFEENGHFHFMDTESYDQHIMDETNVADKKYYLKDSLGVQVMMWEDRPIDLILPKAVELSVIETEDAIKGATVSAQQKTARMETGLEMGVPAFIKEGDVIRVNTGTGTYVERVGG, from the coding sequence GTGGAAGTATCTGAAATCAGTAAAAACAATAAACTTATGATTGATGGGACGCCCTTCGCGGTGGAAAGCGTCAGCTTCGTGAAACCGGGCAAAGGGCGTGCCATCTACCGTCTCAAATTACGGAACCTGTTGACCGGAGTGCTGGCTGAGACCACCTATCATTCAGGTGATAAGTTTGACGAAGCCAGCATAAGCGTACGAGATATGCAATATCTGTTTGAAGAAAACGGCCACTTTCATTTTATGGATACCGAAAGCTACGACCAGCACATCATGGACGAAACCAACGTCGCCGACAAGAAGTACTATCTGAAAGATAGTCTGGGTGTCCAGGTAATGATGTGGGAAGACCGGCCGATTGATTTGATACTGCCCAAAGCCGTGGAACTTTCCGTGATTGAGACGGAGGACGCCATTAAAGGAGCGACGGTCAGTGCTCAACAGAAGACTGCCAGGATGGAGACCGGTCTGGAAATGGGAGTTCCGGCATTCATTAAGGAAGGCGACGTCATCCGGGTAAACACGGGAACCGGCACATATGTGGAGCGGGTGGGCGGCTGA
- a CDS encoding bifunctional mannosyl-3-phosphoglycerate synthase/mannosyl-3 phosphoglycerate phosphatase: MRLERTRQAEHLGSVTIFGVRRVLELDSGAKNPQVSENADVQKVEREAIDEIEKKMVIVLPIKDEDVKVFEGVLSAIPHDCFIIVLSNSQRGDIDAFRVEHDILSRFCQITRRQAMIVHQKDPAIAGAFAAAGYSEILGEDNLIRSGKSEGMILGIILTKVLGKEFVGFIDTDNYIPGAALEYVKHYAAAFSMAKTPYVMARILWRYKPKLFGEIYFKKWGRVSEITNKHLNNMVSGMGQFETDVVKTGNAGEHAMSIALAERLDYGTGYAVETEEIISILEKFTGMLPITNKEASEKGVEIYQTETVNPHLHAEKGDDHVVLEMMQPSLSVIYHSALCQDRTRRLILNELVEAGCLEPDQEPPLVGLMPPPRQVDMSRFSASLSGEFRRYFVPEDLPLPIPGMRPVGEELKKIIFSDLDGSLLHPVNYSYTEALNALRQVQANDAPLIFCSSKTRAEQAALRQELGVNDPFITENGSAIFVPKGYFHRPHSYDKVVDDYVVTEIGQPYQELKHRLNQVLEEVNAQLLNNASVGSLAVSAFSDMSTEEVAIETGLNLRAAELARQREYSETLKIQGSRQAIDLLLTEFKNAGLSYAFGGKFYTVTSGSDKGKAVKILTELYKLNYGNILTFGIGDSENDTPMLLAVDRPMQVQGVSQRWSKIKVPQLVFVKGVGPDGWSRAVVDILRQTS; encoded by the coding sequence ATGCGTTTAGAACGAACTCGTCAGGCCGAGCATCTCGGCTCAGTAACGATATTTGGCGTCCGGCGGGTGCTGGAATTAGACTCTGGTGCCAAAAATCCGCAAGTCAGCGAAAATGCGGACGTTCAAAAGGTTGAGCGAGAGGCTATAGATGAGATTGAAAAGAAAATGGTTATCGTTTTGCCGATCAAAGATGAGGATGTAAAGGTCTTTGAAGGTGTGCTCTCGGCTATTCCCCATGATTGTTTTATCATTGTATTATCCAACAGTCAGCGCGGCGACATTGACGCCTTTCGCGTGGAACATGATATTTTAAGCCGTTTTTGCCAGATTACCCGGCGTCAGGCAATGATTGTCCACCAGAAGGACCCGGCGATAGCCGGCGCTTTCGCCGCGGCTGGTTATTCTGAAATTCTGGGTGAAGATAACCTTATCCGCAGCGGCAAGAGTGAAGGGATGATTCTGGGGATTATTCTAACAAAGGTTCTGGGTAAGGAATTTGTCGGCTTTATAGATACCGATAATTATATTCCAGGTGCGGCACTGGAATATGTTAAACATTACGCTGCAGCCTTCAGTATGGCGAAAACCCCCTATGTTATGGCCCGGATTCTGTGGCGCTATAAGCCTAAACTTTTCGGCGAAATCTATTTTAAAAAATGGGGCCGGGTATCCGAGATTACCAACAAGCACCTTAACAATATGGTTTCCGGGATGGGGCAGTTTGAAACTGATGTGGTAAAAACCGGCAATGCAGGTGAGCACGCAATGAGCATCGCGCTGGCGGAACGCCTGGATTACGGCACCGGATATGCGGTGGAAACCGAAGAAATCATTTCCATTTTAGAAAAATTCACCGGTATGCTACCGATTACCAACAAAGAAGCCTCAGAAAAAGGTGTGGAAATCTATCAGACTGAGACGGTAAACCCGCATTTGCACGCTGAAAAAGGCGATGATCATGTAGTTTTGGAAATGATGCAGCCCAGTCTGTCTGTCATTTATCACAGCGCGCTGTGCCAGGACAGAACCCGCCGACTGATTCTTAATGAATTGGTAGAAGCTGGTTGTCTTGAGCCGGACCAGGAACCGCCATTAGTGGGGCTGATGCCGCCGCCACGCCAAGTGGACATGTCCCGTTTTTCGGCTTCGCTGAGCGGGGAGTTTCGCCGATATTTTGTGCCGGAAGACTTGCCTCTGCCTATTCCAGGGATGAGACCCGTGGGGGAGGAATTGAAGAAGATTATCTTCTCTGACCTGGACGGCTCCTTGCTCCATCCCGTAAATTACTCCTATACCGAAGCCTTGAATGCCTTGCGCCAGGTGCAGGCAAATGATGCGCCATTGATATTTTGTTCCTCAAAGACCCGGGCGGAGCAGGCGGCATTGCGCCAGGAATTGGGCGTTAATGACCCTTTTATAACCGAAAACGGGTCGGCCATATTTGTTCCCAAGGGTTATTTTCATCGCCCTCATTCCTATGACAAAGTGGTTGATGATTATGTGGTGACGGAAATCGGACAACCGTATCAGGAATTGAAACATAGATTGAATCAGGTTTTGGAAGAAGTCAATGCCCAGCTTTTGAATAATGCGAGCGTTGGCAGCCTGGCAGTCAGTGCTTTCAGTGATATGAGCACTGAGGAAGTCGCCATTGAAACCGGCCTCAATCTCCGGGCTGCGGAACTAGCCAGACAGAGGGAATATTCTGAAACGCTCAAGATACAGGGAAGCCGTCAGGCCATTGACCTGCTGCTGACAGAGTTCAAAAATGCCGGGTTGAGTTATGCTTTTGGCGGCAAATTTTATACTGTGACCTCAGGCAGCGACAAGGGTAAAGCGGTAAAGATTCTGACTGAGTTGTATAAACTGAATTATGGGAATATTCTCACTTTTGGTATTGGTGACTCGGAAAATGATACACCGATGTTGCTGGCGGTGGACCGACCGATGCAGGTCCAGGGGGTATCCCAGCGTTGGAGCAAAATAAAAGTACCCCAACTGGTTTTTGTTAAAGGCGTCGGCCCGGATGGCTGGAGCCGGGCCGTCGTTGATATATTGAGGCAAACCAGTTAA
- a CDS encoding R3H domain-containing nucleic acid-binding protein — translation MANLITDDLSTLLDILPPEIRLPLNKQSDLSQLIEVVMDLGRPPEARFPHQEITLRPQEVTEADLEYVITRVSTFGGDNRAGIERTLHRISAIRNRKDKIIGLTLRVGRAVFGTIKIIEDLIESGESVLIMGRPGVGKTTMLREVARVVSDDLKKRVVIVDTSNEIAGDGDIPHPAIGRARRMQVKAPDMQHAVMIEAVENHMPEVIVIDEIGTELEAQAARTIAERGVQLVGTAHGNTLTNLMQNPTLADLIGGIQAVTLGDEEARRRGTQKTVLERKAPPTFNIIVEIQERDQVAVHPNAAEAVDAILRGHPPETEIRSVGEDGKIETKTLTLEPQKNGVHHQPDVAVKAEDVETPRLYLFGINRARLEQTAQEMHLNLVITDKLAGAEMFVTSRNYFRRRPQRVRDAEDRDIPVYVLKSHTPAQFRQFLGMLSHRGPELEKSPDSLTTALDEAQEAVHQVTGGVERVELSPQGAYIRRLQHMLAERNKLNSDSLGKEPKRRVSISKP, via the coding sequence TTGGCGAACTTGATTACTGATGACCTAAGTACACTGCTGGATATTCTTCCCCCTGAAATCCGGCTACCGCTGAACAAACAGTCCGACCTCAGTCAACTGATTGAGGTCGTTATGGACCTGGGCCGCCCGCCGGAAGCCCGCTTTCCCCATCAGGAAATCACCTTGCGGCCGCAAGAAGTCACTGAAGCCGACCTGGAATACGTTATAACTCGGGTGAGCACCTTCGGCGGCGATAACCGGGCGGGCATTGAACGGACACTGCACCGGATATCAGCCATCAGAAACCGTAAAGACAAGATTATCGGCCTGACGCTGCGAGTCGGCCGCGCAGTCTTCGGCACTATCAAGATTATTGAAGACCTTATTGAATCCGGAGAAAGCGTTTTAATCATGGGACGCCCGGGTGTGGGAAAAACGACCATGTTACGAGAAGTCGCCCGGGTAGTGTCGGACGACCTGAAAAAACGGGTAGTAATTGTGGACACCTCCAATGAAATCGCCGGTGACGGGGATATCCCTCACCCGGCCATCGGACGGGCTCGCCGGATGCAGGTTAAAGCCCCTGATATGCAACACGCAGTGATGATTGAGGCCGTTGAAAACCATATGCCCGAAGTAATCGTCATTGATGAAATTGGAACTGAATTAGAGGCGCAGGCAGCCAGAACCATTGCCGAAAGAGGCGTTCAGCTGGTCGGCACCGCCCACGGTAATACTTTGACCAACCTGATGCAGAATCCGACACTGGCGGATCTGATTGGTGGTATTCAGGCGGTCACCCTGGGTGATGAGGAAGCCAGACGGCGAGGCACTCAAAAAACCGTACTGGAAAGAAAAGCGCCGCCGACATTTAACATTATTGTGGAAATTCAGGAGCGTGACCAGGTGGCCGTTCACCCTAACGCTGCTGAGGCTGTTGACGCCATTCTCCGGGGGCATCCGCCGGAAACGGAAATCCGCTCCGTCGGTGAGGACGGCAAAATTGAGACTAAAACACTGACGCTGGAACCGCAGAAAAACGGCGTTCATCATCAACCTGATGTCGCCGTCAAGGCTGAAGATGTTGAGACCCCCCGACTGTACCTGTTCGGTATCAACCGGGCCCGCCTGGAACAAACCGCTCAGGAAATGCACCTCAATCTGGTAATAACCGACAAACTGGCGGGGGCCGAAATGTTTGTAACGTCCCGTAACTATTTCCGCCGGCGTCCGCAGCGGGTGCGGGATGCGGAAGACCGCGATATTCCGGTTTATGTTCTTAAAAGCCACACACCCGCCCAGTTCCGTCAATTCCTGGGTATGCTCAGTCACCGCGGACCGGAACTGGAAAAAAGTCCGGATTCACTGACGACCGCCCTTGATGAAGCCCAGGAAGCGGTTCATCAGGTCACCGGAGGCGTTGAACGAGTGGAACTCAGCCCGCAAGGTGCGTATATCAGACGGTTACAACACATGCTGGCGGAACGCAACAAACTAAACTCTGACAGTCTGGGCAAGGAACCGAAACGACGAGTGAGCATCTCCAAACCATGA
- a CDS encoding ammonium transporter produces MNSGDTAWILVSTALVMLMTPGVALFYGGMVRKKNLISTLMMSFAVLALVSILWVVFGYTLSFGSDISSLVGNLDFLGLNNVGMEPTEGSTIPHLLFMMFQGMFAIITVALITGAVVERIKFSTLLVFAGVWLALIYGPIAHWVWGGGWIGQLGALDFAGGTVVHINAGVSAAALVVLLGARRGLGKEPMEPNNIPMVMLGAALLWFGWFGFNGGSSLAANGAAANAFVTTNTAAAAAAFVWILLSWRSRRPTLLGAVTGAVAGLVAITPAAGFVTPMAALAIGAVAAMVCYWAMSFKARKGFDDSLDVMSVHGVGGIWGALATGIFATAAVGGVDGALAGNLEQLGIQAIAVAATMAYAFFGTLIIGKILDKTMGLRVKEAEEIVGLDLSQHGERAYGGIK; encoded by the coding sequence GTGAACTCAGGTGATACAGCCTGGATTCTGGTCTCAACTGCCCTGGTGATGCTGATGACACCCGGGGTAGCCTTGTTCTACGGCGGTATGGTACGGAAAAAGAACCTCATCTCCACCCTGATGATGAGCTTTGCCGTACTGGCGCTGGTTTCTATTTTATGGGTGGTATTCGGATACACTCTAAGCTTTGGCTCCGATATCAGTAGTCTCGTCGGCAACCTGGATTTCTTGGGACTGAATAACGTAGGAATGGAACCGACCGAAGGCTCCACCATTCCCCATTTACTGTTCATGATGTTCCAGGGAATGTTTGCTATTATCACTGTAGCGCTCATTACCGGTGCAGTGGTGGAACGCATCAAGTTCAGCACGCTGCTGGTCTTCGCAGGCGTTTGGCTGGCGCTTATTTACGGTCCCATCGCTCACTGGGTCTGGGGCGGTGGCTGGATTGGCCAATTAGGGGCGCTTGATTTTGCCGGCGGTACAGTGGTTCATATCAACGCGGGTGTTTCCGCTGCTGCTCTGGTTGTTCTTCTGGGGGCCAGACGAGGGTTGGGCAAGGAACCTATGGAACCCAACAATATCCCCATGGTTATGCTGGGGGCGGCCTTGCTCTGGTTCGGCTGGTTTGGTTTTAACGGCGGTAGTTCTCTGGCGGCCAACGGCGCGGCAGCCAATGCCTTTGTGACCACCAACACCGCTGCGGCTGCCGCAGCCTTTGTCTGGATACTCCTGTCATGGCGCAGCCGACGTCCAACCCTACTGGGTGCGGTAACTGGTGCCGTAGCCGGACTGGTGGCAATTACTCCCGCAGCAGGGTTTGTTACCCCTATGGCAGCCCTGGCCATTGGTGCTGTTGCCGCCATGGTTTGTTACTGGGCAATGAGTTTTAAGGCGCGTAAAGGCTTTGATGATTCTCTGGACGTCATGTCCGTGCATGGTGTCGGGGGTATCTGGGGCGCCCTCGCGACCGGTATATTTGCTACGGCGGCCGTTGGTGGCGTGGACGGTGCTTTGGCAGGCAATCTGGAGCAACTGGGTATCCAGGCAATAGCCGTTGCTGCAACTATGGCCTACGCTTTCTTCGGTACTCTGATAATCGGCAAAATACTGGATAAAACCATGGGCTTACGGGTGAAAGAAGCCGAAGAAATTGTGGGGCTTGACCTTTCTCAACACGGGGAACGTGCTTACGGAGGAATCAAATAA
- a CDS encoding P-II family nitrogen regulator: MKKIEAIIREERLDAVKKALEEKGLIGMTVTEVSGRGQQKGIPLQWRVGEYRIDFLPKLKLELICHDDDCDVAVEAILKAAKTGKIGDGKIFVLPVEAAYRIRTGETGESVV; this comes from the coding sequence ATGAAGAAGATTGAAGCCATTATTCGTGAAGAAAGATTGGATGCCGTAAAAAAGGCACTGGAAGAAAAAGGCTTAATCGGAATGACCGTTACTGAAGTTTCAGGCCGGGGTCAGCAAAAAGGTATCCCGCTGCAATGGCGGGTCGGAGAATACCGGATAGACTTTTTGCCCAAACTGAAACTGGAATTGATTTGTCATGACGACGATTGCGATGTGGCGGTTGAGGCTATTCTAAAAGCAGCTAAAACTGGAAAGATTGGGGACGGTAAGATATTTGTGTTACCGGTTGAGGCTGCCTATCGCATCAGAACCGGTGAAACCGGAGAGTCTGTCGTTTAG
- a CDS encoding FG-GAP-like repeat-containing protein, giving the protein MKKSIFPLLLFGLTLFQLFSLNGTVQSLSALNNSPGTFLTGQTMTNAPSKDVALGDLNSDGFTDIFLANDSAVEVWINDGSGTFTLHWTSPSTANSKAVALSDVDDDSDLDAFIVRNGDNELWLNDGNGNFLNSGQTLGSGDSTDVATGDFNGDGYPDFIVVNYASANIILLNNGDGSFGLPLTLASSNNNSNGVALGDLNNDDHIDIFVANTGTNKVWLNDGVGNFQSFWTSPNSKTSFGVALGDLNGDGFQDAFVTNGNAPNEVWSNTGTGSFTDSGQALGGSAWSTSIALGDFDDDGDLDAFITNGVIPGPDRVFFNDGTGNFTDSGQVFPNNTSNSVALGDLNNDGSLDAVVTGANGAVVWFNALPGITVTVPSLGNVWTIGSAQIIRWISFNVLGNVSIELSYDNGNNWTTLAADTANDGVFEWTVNGTATDQAVVRITPLADTDLLGVTGNFSLEYPAPVAMEDSYETGQNENLIVDAENGVLVNDVYAGLEALTALLVEQPSHGTLNLASDGSFTYIPAADYYGSDTFVYQASDGTDYSNEAVVTVAVSLINDSPSAINDDYNTQKNTNITVDASSGILANDSDADDDELTAVLIATASNGILELNSDGSFMYTPVNDYTGADSFSYQAFDGYEYSNTATVTINVVDTSPVIVLNPVDVAAVYGADAIFEASATGTPEPTIQWQESVDHGITWSDIPGGNELSYTVNQPDMDFNGRQFRAVFSNIHGTTDSATAILSVTQRAVTVAADDAGKIYGDADPLLTYRLTEGAMVEGDQFTGGLTRDIGEIVGSYEIKQGSLVLNPNYNLTFIGADFDIEPRIASVTPDNKSKFVGEADPVLTGTLTGFLAEDNINAGFSRISGETIGVYEIVAELTPADTLTNYTITYHQGVFSIVVNPAPIIIIHPQPQTITYGDNVTFSATAAGNPAPSIQWQFSADDGTTWTNILAESGNSVTIIVPEITRNGYLYRALFTNEHGTAASNPVILTINPRIVSPNVTVKDKTYDGTIVAEIETQYLSGNLENDDLALTGGIAVFDSPAVGQDIPVNITGLNLIGDDSANYLLSSAETSATASILSPVFNGEEFNGSKITGAGFSGNLPFIGEDGFTVTSSLATTDNGQLSLSIESGTLVVAPVRGAAVTISATILDNPPTSPPEHTLISAYELGPGGITFDPAITLIWYYEGIDLPEKAEETALIVAFWNGANWIEIPSTLDPQRKTITAQTSHFSVFGLMVPVPATVVIETPAPEPTSTPPEATTDPTPVTPAPSTEPADPPLTTEEDIDFRYPAAALVGAIIAGIMLLITKPRQYQ; this is encoded by the coding sequence TTGAAAAAATCCATCTTCCCTTTACTGCTTTTTGGTTTAACATTATTCCAACTGTTTTCCCTTAACGGCACGGTCCAGTCACTATCCGCACTGAACAACAGCCCCGGCACATTTCTTACCGGCCAGACAATGACTAACGCACCCAGCAAGGATGTGGCCCTCGGCGACCTCAATTCCGACGGGTTTACAGATATATTCCTAGCCAACGACAGTGCCGTTGAGGTCTGGATTAATGACGGCTCCGGCACATTTACTTTGCATTGGACTTCGCCTTCCACAGCCAACTCCAAAGCCGTGGCGCTGAGTGATGTAGATGACGATAGCGATTTGGATGCCTTTATTGTAAGAAATGGAGACAATGAGCTTTGGCTTAATGACGGGAACGGTAATTTTTTAAATAGCGGACAAACGCTTGGCAGCGGCGATAGCACCGATGTTGCCACGGGCGACTTCAATGGAGACGGATACCCTGATTTTATTGTAGTCAATTATGCCTCGGCAAATATAATTTTGCTAAATAACGGCGATGGCAGCTTCGGGCTGCCCTTAACGCTTGCATCCAGTAATAACAACAGCAACGGAGTGGCACTCGGTGATCTCAATAACGACGATCATATTGATATTTTCGTCGCCAATACCGGCACTAACAAAGTCTGGTTGAACGACGGAGTGGGTAATTTTCAGTCTTTCTGGACATCACCAAACTCTAAAACCAGCTTCGGCGTGGCCCTGGGCGACCTGAACGGCGACGGTTTTCAAGACGCTTTCGTTACCAATGGCAATGCGCCAAACGAGGTATGGTCCAACACTGGAACCGGCAGCTTCACCGACAGCGGTCAGGCTTTAGGCGGCAGTGCCTGGAGTACCAGTATCGCGTTAGGCGACTTTGACGATGACGGAGACCTGGATGCATTCATTACTAACGGTGTCATTCCGGGTCCGGACAGAGTATTTTTTAATGACGGCACCGGCAATTTCACCGACTCAGGTCAGGTATTTCCCAATAATACCAGCAACAGCGTGGCTCTGGGCGACCTGAACAACGACGGCAGTCTTGACGCCGTAGTCACCGGAGCAAACGGGGCTGTGGTCTGGTTCAACGCTCTTCCAGGAATAACGGTAACGGTTCCCTCTTTAGGTAACGTCTGGACCATCGGCTCTGCACAAATCATCAGATGGATATCCTTTAATGTACTGGGAAACGTTTCAATTGAACTTTCCTACGACAACGGTAACAACTGGACCACCTTGGCAGCCGACACTGCCAATGACGGCGTTTTTGAATGGACGGTAAACGGTACGGCAACCGACCAGGCAGTGGTCAGAATTACTCCGCTGGCCGACACAGATTTGCTGGGAGTAACCGGCAATTTTTCGCTGGAATATCCCGCGCCGGTTGCGATGGAGGATTCCTATGAGACAGGGCAAAATGAGAACCTCATCGTTGATGCCGAGAATGGCGTTCTGGTAAATGACGTTTATGCCGGATTGGAAGCACTGACGGCGTTGCTGGTTGAACAGCCGTCCCATGGAACGCTTAACCTGGCTTCCGACGGCTCATTTACTTATATCCCTGCTGCTGATTACTATGGCAGCGACACGTTTGTTTATCAGGCATCCGACGGCACTGACTACTCTAATGAAGCCGTTGTCACCGTGGCCGTAAGCCTGATAAATGATTCTCCATCAGCGATAAATGACGATTATAACACTCAAAAAAACACTAACATCACCGTGGATGCCTCTTCTGGAATCCTGGCAAATGACAGCGACGCTGATGACGATGAATTAACCGCCGTACTCATAGCAACCGCATCTAACGGAATATTGGAGCTTAACAGCGACGGTTCTTTTATGTACACACCGGTCAATGATTATACCGGTGCCGACTCTTTCAGTTATCAGGCATTTGATGGTTATGAATATTCAAATACTGCTACCGTAACCATCAATGTTGTAGATACATCCCCGGTCATCGTACTAAATCCGGTTGATGTCGCTGCCGTTTATGGAGCCGATGCCATTTTTGAGGCCTCGGCGACTGGTACTCCCGAACCCACAATCCAATGGCAGGAAAGTGTTGATCATGGAATTACCTGGTCCGATATCCCCGGGGGAAACGAACTCTCCTATACTGTTAACCAACCGGACATGGATTTTAATGGACGACAGTTCCGGGCGGTCTTTTCCAATATACATGGCACAACTGATAGTGCAACCGCGATTTTATCCGTCACTCAGCGGGCAGTAACCGTGGCTGCCGATGACGCCGGTAAAATTTATGGCGACGCCGACCCGTTACTAACTTACCGACTGACTGAAGGCGCAATGGTTGAGGGGGATCAATTTACCGGCGGCCTCACCCGTGACATCGGTGAAATTGTCGGCAGTTATGAAATCAAGCAAGGCTCATTGGTCCTGAATCCAAACTACAATCTGACTTTTATCGGCGCAGATTTCGACATTGAGCCGCGTATTGCCTCAGTCACGCCGGATAATAAAAGCAAATTTGTAGGTGAAGCCGACCCGGTGCTGACTGGAACCCTGACCGGTTTTTTAGCTGAAGATAACATCAACGCCGGCTTCAGCCGCATCTCAGGCGAAACTATCGGAGTTTACGAAATAGTTGCTGAGCTTACGCCGGCAGACACCCTGACCAATTACACCATAACCTATCATCAAGGCGTATTTTCCATTGTAGTCAATCCAGCTCCGATCATCATAATTCATCCTCAGCCACAAACCATAACCTATGGCGACAACGTAACCTTCTCCGCCACGGCCGCGGGTAACCCGGCGCCGTCAATTCAATGGCAGTTCAGTGCCGATGACGGGACGACCTGGACAAATATCTTGGCTGAATCAGGCAATTCTGTCACTATCATTGTTCCTGAAATAACCCGAAACGGCTATCTGTACCGGGCACTATTTACCAATGAACACGGTACCGCTGCCAGTAACCCGGTTATACTTACAATAAATCCCAGAATAGTATCCCCAAATGTCACGGTCAAAGACAAAACCTATGACGGCACTATCGTGGCGGAAATAGAAACGCAGTACCTCTCGGGCAATCTGGAAAATGATGATCTTGCCCTCACCGGGGGAATTGCGGTATTTGACTCCCCCGCTGTGGGTCAGGACATACCTGTGAATATAACCGGACTTAATTTAATCGGCGACGATTCGGCGAATTATCTATTATCGTCAGCGGAAACCTCTGCGACCGCAAGTATCCTGAGCCCCGTCTTCAATGGAGAGGAATTTAATGGATCCAAAATAACCGGCGCTGGTTTCTCCGGAAATTTACCCTTCATCGGCGAGGACGGCTTCACCGTCACCAGCAGTTTAGCAACCACGGATAACGGCCAATTGTCTCTATCAATAGAATCGGGAACGTTGGTGGTGGCGCCTGTGAGAGGAGCAGCGGTCACGATATCGGCCACAATTTTGGATAACCCGCCGACTTCTCCGCCGGAACATACCCTGATATCGGCTTACGAACTAGGTCCCGGCGGCATTACATTTGACCCGGCGATTACACTGATCTGGTATTATGAGGGTATAGACCTCCCGGAAAAAGCCGAAGAAACCGCATTGATTGTCGCTTTCTGGAACGGAGCGAACTGGATTGAAATACCCAGCACCTTGGACCCGCAACGCAAAACCATCACCGCCCAGACCAGTCATTTTTCCGTATTCGGTTTAATGGTGCCGGTGCCAGCAACGGTGGTAATTGAAACTCCGGCGCCGGAGCCCACGTCTACACCGCCGGAGGCCACAACTGACCCCACCCCCGTAACGCCGGCTCCTTCAACAGAACCTGCGGATCCGCCATTAACCACTGAGGAGGATATTGACTTCCGTTACCCGGCCGCAGCTTTAGTCGGGGCAATCATTGCCGGAATAATGCTGCTGATTACCAAACCACGTCAGTATCAGTGA
- the tmk gene encoding dTMP kinase, whose translation MSRGLFITLEGCEGSGKSSQAKMLAARLKQEGYDAVLTREPGGTPLGEAVSKILKWSTPGSINPIAELLLFNASRAQLVTDIINPALNTGQIVICDRYTDSSLVYQGLGRGLSPEIIQHMNDIAIQGLTPDLTILLDIPVETGRERKRHDTADRFEQESLDFHCRVRDAYLKLAEEEPQRWRIVKADAPKQTISEAIWLHVKGMLGA comes from the coding sequence ATGAGCCGGGGACTGTTCATTACCCTGGAAGGCTGCGAGGGTTCCGGTAAAAGCTCGCAGGCCAAAATGTTAGCCGCCCGCTTGAAACAAGAGGGATACGACGCAGTACTGACCAGAGAGCCAGGCGGCACACCTTTGGGAGAAGCGGTTTCCAAGATTCTGAAATGGAGTACACCAGGCTCAATCAATCCCATAGCCGAATTACTGTTGTTCAACGCCTCCAGAGCGCAGCTTGTTACTGACATCATTAACCCTGCCCTTAACACCGGACAAATCGTAATCTGCGACCGCTACACTGATTCTTCCCTGGTGTACCAGGGACTCGGCAGAGGTTTATCTCCGGAAATAATCCAGCACATGAATGATATCGCCATACAGGGGTTGACCCCCGACCTCACCATCCTGCTGGATATTCCGGTGGAAACTGGCCGGGAGCGCAAACGTCACGATACCGCCGACCGCTTTGAGCAGGAATCACTGGATTTCCATTGCCGGGTCAGGGATGCCTACCTGAAACTCGCCGAAGAAGAACCGCAACGCTGGCGCATCGTCAAGGCCGACGCGCCCAAACAGACTATATCCGAAGCCATCTGGCTTCATGTGAAAGGTATGCTTGGTGCCTGA